One Streptomyces sp. CNQ-509 DNA window includes the following coding sequences:
- a CDS encoding toll/interleukin-1 receptor domain-containing protein, with translation MADAYVAYAADDAEWVGVLTKRLRAHGVSALGDRHHLLPGSVVVHEVEDAIRSASTGLVVFSPAAMAQAWLRQEYAALFQASADRDLRLVPVLLGNAGPPPFAATRLPMDFRQLPAEGAAFEDRVALLARIIRGEQPPDELLRKVEDVQDDLSVVRSGPVRPLTGPAEPSVVICHAHADLEYVRGLGRRLADAGLPVWTAGRLTWGDDWVWAIRRQLASAVAVVVVMSPEAQAAQDVSRDILEGQRLGRPFFPVLLRGERHYLLASSWYFDARGGALPGPAELRQLQRLLKRSGGGLRNEHPVFTPVPRPGYRAAVRPPVDASLATLHALLAAGEVEQADVLTTALLLQEAGRHEYGFIRPMGEDAERALPDGFLDAVDTVWASLLPSGERGGLHGFRAQTRRARPEGRGHRAFAALAVAYGWTDAPHAPSPRYETFVRAAACAPEDYPAFFPTLRSPQNEARKDWHDQWSLTVRAIHQRLADWPGAEHHTEDHDDTGT, from the coding sequence ATGGCCGACGCCTACGTGGCGTACGCGGCGGACGATGCCGAGTGGGTTGGTGTGCTCACCAAGCGGCTGCGTGCCCATGGGGTGAGCGCGTTGGGGGACCGGCACCACTTGCTGCCGGGGAGTGTGGTGGTTCACGAGGTCGAGGACGCCATTCGTTCGGCGAGTACCGGGCTTGTCGTGTTCAGCCCTGCCGCGATGGCCCAGGCGTGGCTGCGGCAGGAGTACGCGGCGCTCTTCCAGGCGTCCGCCGACCGGGATCTGCGGCTGGTGCCCGTGCTGCTGGGGAACGCGGGGCCGCCCCCGTTCGCCGCGACTCGGCTTCCGATGGACTTCCGGCAGCTGCCTGCCGAGGGGGCCGCGTTCGAGGACCGGGTGGCACTGCTCGCGCGGATCATCCGGGGTGAGCAGCCGCCGGACGAGTTGCTGCGGAAGGTCGAGGACGTACAGGATGATCTGAGCGTCGTCCGGAGTGGTCCGGTGCGGCCGCTGACCGGGCCGGCCGAGCCGAGCGTGGTGATCTGTCACGCGCACGCGGATCTGGAATACGTGCGTGGGCTGGGGCGGCGGCTGGCCGACGCGGGGTTGCCGGTGTGGACGGCCGGTCGGCTGACCTGGGGTGACGACTGGGTGTGGGCCATTCGCCGGCAGTTGGCCAGCGCGGTGGCCGTGGTGGTGGTGATGTCGCCCGAGGCGCAGGCGGCGCAGGACGTGAGCCGGGATATTCTGGAAGGGCAGCGGCTCGGGCGTCCGTTCTTCCCGGTGCTACTCCGCGGCGAGCGGCACTATCTGCTGGCCAGCAGCTGGTACTTCGACGCACGCGGCGGCGCGCTGCCGGGCCCAGCGGAGCTGCGGCAGCTGCAGCGACTCCTCAAGCGGTCCGGGGGCGGTCTCCGTAACGAACACCCCGTCTTCACCCCGGTGCCCCGGCCGGGGTACCGGGCGGCGGTGCGCCCGCCCGTCGACGCCTCGCTGGCCACGCTCCACGCGCTGCTCGCCGCGGGCGAGGTGGAACAGGCCGACGTACTGACGACGGCGCTGCTGCTGCAGGAGGCCGGGCGGCACGAGTACGGTTTCATCCGGCCCATGGGCGAGGACGCGGAACGGGCCCTGCCGGACGGATTCCTCGACGCCGTCGACACGGTCTGGGCGAGCCTGCTGCCCTCGGGGGAACGGGGCGGGCTGCACGGGTTCCGGGCGCAGACCCGCCGGGCGCGGCCGGAGGGGCGCGGGCACCGGGCATTCGCCGCGCTGGCGGTGGCGTACGGCTGGACCGACGCGCCGCACGCACCCTCTCCTCGCTACGAGACGTTCGTACGCGCCGCGGCCTGTGCGCCGGAGGACTACCCGGCGTTCTTTCCGACGCTGCGCAGCCCGCAGAACGAGGCGCGGAAGGACTGGCACGACCAGTGGTCGCTGACCGTCCGGGCGATCCATCAGCGGCTGGCGGACTGGCCGGGTGCTGAGCACCACACGGAGGACCACGACGACACCGGCACGTGA
- a CDS encoding SAM-dependent methyltransferase, which produces MNPLSRDGEPEIDLHTDRPHSARVYDYLLGGKDNFAPDRAAGDASVRAWPSLPTSMKQTRVFMHRVTRTLARDYGVRQFLDVGTGIPTPPNLHEVAQEVAPECRVVYVDNDPIVLAHARALLQSSEEGRTGYIQADLRDPESILGDPQLRTVLDLDKPVALSLIAIVHFILDEDDPQGIVARLLDALAPGSFLALTVFTGDTDPERVAGVGREYNERGIPLQIRDRAEAERFFAGLEPIDPGVTLVHHWRPDGIGESVPNSHIAMYGGVARKPG; this is translated from the coding sequence ATGAACCCCTTATCCCGCGACGGCGAGCCCGAAATCGACCTGCACACCGACCGCCCGCACTCCGCGCGGGTCTACGACTACCTCCTCGGCGGCAAGGACAACTTCGCCCCCGACCGCGCCGCGGGCGACGCCTCGGTACGTGCCTGGCCCAGCCTGCCGACCTCCATGAAGCAGACGCGCGTCTTCATGCACCGGGTCACCAGGACGCTGGCCCGCGACTACGGCGTACGGCAGTTCCTGGACGTCGGCACCGGCATACCGACACCGCCGAACCTCCACGAGGTGGCCCAGGAGGTCGCCCCGGAGTGCCGGGTGGTGTACGTGGACAACGACCCCATCGTCCTCGCCCACGCCCGCGCGCTGCTCCAGAGCAGCGAGGAGGGCAGGACCGGCTACATCCAGGCCGACCTGCGCGACCCCGAGTCGATCCTCGGCGACCCCCAGCTGCGCACGGTGCTCGACCTCGACAAGCCGGTCGCGCTGTCGCTCATCGCCATCGTCCACTTCATCCTCGACGAGGACGACCCGCAGGGCATCGTCGCCCGGCTGCTGGACGCGCTGGCGCCGGGCAGCTTCCTGGCGCTGACCGTCTTCACCGGCGACACCGACCCGGAGCGCGTCGCGGGCGTCGGCCGCGAGTACAACGAGCGCGGCATCCCGCTGCAGATCCGCGACCGGGCCGAGGCGGAGCGGTTCTTCGCGGGCCTGGAGCCGATCGACCCGGGCGTGACGCTGGTCCACCACTGGCGGCCGGACGGCATCGGCGAGTCGGTGCCGAACTCGCACATCGCGATGTACGGCGGCGTGGCCCGCAAGCCGGGCTGA
- the acnA gene encoding aconitate hydratase AcnA, with product MSANSFDARSTLQVGGESYEIFRLDEVPGAARLPYSLKVLLENLLRTEDGANITADHIRALGSWDSQAQPSREIQFTPARVIMQDFTGVPCVVDLATMREAVKDLGGDPARINPLAPAELVIDHSVIADKFGTPDSFQVNVELEYGRNRERYQFLRWGQTAFDEFKVVPPGTGIVHQVNIEHLARVVMVRDGKAYPDTLVGTDSHTTMVNGLGVLGWGVGGIEAEAAMLGQPVSMLIPRVVGFKLTGELPTGTTATDLVLTITEMLRKHGVVGKFVEFYGAGVGQIPLANRATIGNMSPEFGSTAAIFPIDAETITYLKLTGRDAQQLALVEEYAKAQGLWHDPAHEPEYSEYLELDLATVVPSLAGPKRPQDRIELSKAAEQFRLDVRNYVEDADEPGKESFPASDAPASSNGVPTRVIPVTAPDGTTYEIDHGAVTVAAITSCTNTSNPSVMVGAALLAKKAVEKGLTRKPWVKTTLAPGSKVVMDYYDRAGLTPYLDKLGFNLVGYGCTTCIGNSGPLPEEISKAVNEHDLAVTSVLSGNRNFEGRINPDVKMNYLASPPLVVAYALAGTMKTDITREPLGTDKEGKPVYLKDIWPSEQEVEEVVAAAIGEEMFTESYQDVFAGDEQWQALPIPTGDTFAWDPESTYVRKPPYFEGMGMDPAPVEDIAGARVLALLGDSVTTDHISPAGAIKADTPAGTYLTEHGVTRRDFNSYGSRRGNHEVMIRGTFANIRLRNQIAPGTEGGYTRDFTRADAPVSFIYDAAQNYAAAGTPLVVLAGKEYGSGSSRDWAAKGTALLGVRAVIAESYERIHRSNLIGMGVLPLQFPAGATAQSLGLTGEETFAFTGITALNDGAIPETVKVTTDTGVEFDAVVRIDTPGEADYYRNGGILQYVLRQLIGS from the coding sequence GTGTCGGCGAACAGCTTCGACGCCCGCAGCACGCTGCAGGTGGGCGGCGAGTCGTACGAGATCTTCCGGCTGGACGAGGTGCCCGGTGCCGCCCGGCTCCCCTACAGCCTGAAGGTGCTGCTGGAGAACCTGCTCCGCACCGAGGACGGCGCGAACATCACCGCCGACCACATCCGGGCCCTGGGGAGCTGGGACTCCCAGGCGCAGCCGAGCCGGGAGATCCAGTTCACGCCGGCCCGCGTGATCATGCAGGACTTCACGGGCGTCCCCTGCGTCGTCGACCTCGCCACCATGCGCGAGGCCGTCAAGGACCTGGGCGGCGACCCCGCCCGGATCAACCCGCTGGCCCCGGCCGAGCTGGTGATCGACCACTCCGTGATCGCCGACAAGTTCGGCACCCCGGACTCCTTCCAGGTCAACGTGGAGCTGGAGTACGGGCGCAACCGCGAGCGCTACCAGTTCCTGCGCTGGGGCCAGACCGCGTTCGACGAGTTCAAGGTCGTCCCGCCCGGCACCGGCATCGTGCACCAGGTGAACATCGAGCACCTGGCCCGCGTCGTCATGGTCCGCGACGGCAAGGCGTACCCCGACACCCTCGTCGGCACCGACAGCCACACCACCATGGTCAACGGCCTCGGCGTGCTCGGCTGGGGCGTCGGCGGCATCGAGGCCGAGGCGGCGATGCTCGGCCAGCCCGTCTCGATGCTCATCCCGCGGGTCGTCGGCTTCAAGCTCACCGGCGAGCTGCCCACCGGCACCACCGCCACCGACCTGGTGCTGACCATCACCGAGATGCTGCGCAAGCACGGCGTCGTCGGCAAGTTCGTCGAGTTCTACGGCGCGGGCGTCGGCCAGATCCCGCTGGCCAACCGGGCGACCATCGGCAACATGTCGCCGGAGTTCGGCTCCACCGCCGCGATCTTCCCGATCGACGCCGAGACGATCACGTACCTGAAGCTCACCGGCCGAGACGCGCAGCAGCTCGCCCTGGTCGAGGAGTACGCCAAGGCCCAGGGCCTGTGGCACGACCCGGCGCACGAGCCGGAGTACTCCGAGTACCTGGAGCTGGACCTCGCCACGGTGGTGCCGTCGCTCGCCGGGCCGAAGCGCCCGCAGGACCGCATCGAGCTGTCGAAGGCCGCCGAGCAGTTCCGCCTCGACGTGCGCAACTACGTCGAGGACGCCGACGAGCCCGGCAAGGAGTCCTTCCCCGCCTCCGACGCCCCCGCCTCCTCCAACGGCGTACCGACGCGCGTCATCCCGGTGACCGCGCCCGACGGCACGACGTACGAGATCGACCACGGCGCCGTCACCGTCGCCGCCATCACCTCCTGCACCAACACCTCCAACCCGTCCGTCATGGTCGGCGCGGCGCTGCTGGCGAAGAAGGCGGTGGAGAAGGGCCTGACCCGCAAGCCGTGGGTGAAGACCACGCTCGCGCCGGGCTCCAAGGTCGTCATGGACTACTACGACCGGGCCGGGCTCACCCCGTACCTCGACAAGCTCGGCTTCAACCTCGTCGGCTACGGCTGCACCACCTGCATCGGCAACTCGGGCCCGCTGCCGGAGGAGATCTCCAAGGCCGTCAACGAGCACGACCTGGCCGTCACCTCGGTGCTCTCCGGCAACCGGAACTTCGAGGGCCGGATCAACCCCGACGTGAAGATGAACTACCTGGCCTCGCCGCCGCTGGTCGTCGCGTACGCGCTCGCGGGCACCATGAAGACCGACATCACCCGCGAGCCGCTGGGCACGGACAAGGAGGGCAAGCCGGTCTACCTGAAGGACATCTGGCCCAGCGAGCAGGAGGTCGAGGAGGTCGTCGCCGCCGCGATCGGCGAGGAGATGTTCACCGAGTCGTACCAGGACGTCTTCGCGGGCGACGAGCAGTGGCAGGCGCTGCCGATCCCGACCGGCGACACCTTCGCCTGGGACCCCGAGTCCACCTACGTGCGCAAGCCCCCGTACTTCGAGGGCATGGGCATGGACCCGGCGCCGGTCGAGGACATCGCGGGCGCCCGCGTGCTGGCCCTGCTCGGCGACTCGGTCACCACCGACCACATCTCGCCGGCCGGCGCCATCAAGGCCGACACCCCGGCGGGCACGTACCTCACCGAGCACGGCGTGACCCGCCGCGACTTCAACAGCTACGGCTCCCGCCGCGGCAACCACGAGGTCATGATCCGCGGCACCTTCGCCAACATCCGGCTGCGCAACCAGATCGCCCCGGGCACGGAGGGCGGCTACACCCGCGACTTCACCCGTGCGGACGCACCGGTCTCCTTCATCTACGACGCGGCCCAGAACTACGCCGCGGCCGGCACCCCGCTGGTGGTGCTGGCGGGCAAGGAGTACGGCTCCGGCTCGTCGCGCGACTGGGCGGCCAAGGGCACGGCGCTGCTCGGCGTCCGCGCGGTCATCGCCGAGTCGTACGAGCGCATCCACCGCTCGAACCTCATCGGCATGGGCGTCCTGCCGCTGCAGTTCCCGGCGGGCGCCACGGCGCAGTCCCTGGGCCTGACGGGCGAGGAGACCTTCGCCTTCACCGGCATCACGGCCCTGAACGACGGCGCGATCCCGGAGACGGTCAAGGTGACGACGGACACCGGCGTGGAGTTCGACGCGGTGGTACGGATCGACACCCCCGGCGAGGCGGACTACTACCGCAACGGCGGCATCCTCCAGTACGTGCTTCGCCAACTTATCGGTTCTTGA
- a CDS encoding carbohydrate ABC transporter permease, giving the protein MTKTVRRSAGSPKAGAGGFRSSSRYRTYVKYRFVFGFLVVPFGLYAVFVISPFVQTFYYSFTDWSGLSSDFKMVGFDNFTRLMDDERFWAAVRNNLILALAVPLVTLSLGLFFAFMINIGGRSRRGEAVTGVAGAKAYKILYFFPQALSIAVIAALWGYIFTPGIGVLEAVLPSSLSPENGWLGERRFALFAVMIVMCWAMVGFFVVLFSAAIGQIPKEINESALLDGASRARTFFSITLPLIRDTVQTGWVYMGIMALGAESFAVVNIITIGPGGPDDSTQVLGVYLWQTGFTQAQAGRGAAMGVCLFILTMLLAVAALSLGRRRDRIEY; this is encoded by the coding sequence GTGACCAAGACAGTACGGCGATCCGCCGGATCGCCGAAGGCGGGCGCGGGGGGCTTCCGGTCCTCATCGCGCTACCGGACCTACGTCAAGTACCGGTTCGTCTTCGGGTTCCTGGTGGTCCCGTTCGGCCTCTACGCGGTGTTCGTCATCTCGCCGTTCGTCCAGACCTTTTACTACTCGTTCACCGACTGGTCCGGCCTCAGCAGCGACTTCAAGATGGTCGGGTTCGACAACTTCACCCGGCTCATGGACGACGAGCGTTTCTGGGCCGCCGTCCGGAACAACCTCATTCTGGCCCTCGCCGTTCCCCTGGTCACGCTGAGCCTGGGCCTGTTCTTCGCCTTCATGATCAACATCGGTGGTCGCAGCCGGCGGGGTGAGGCGGTGACGGGGGTCGCGGGCGCCAAGGCGTACAAGATCCTCTACTTCTTCCCTCAGGCCCTCTCCATCGCAGTCATCGCCGCGCTCTGGGGCTACATCTTCACGCCCGGTATCGGTGTGCTCGAAGCCGTCCTTCCGTCCTCGCTGTCGCCGGAGAACGGCTGGCTGGGGGAGCGGCGCTTCGCGCTCTTCGCCGTGATGATCGTCATGTGCTGGGCGATGGTCGGCTTCTTCGTCGTGCTCTTCTCGGCCGCCATCGGGCAGATCCCCAAGGAGATCAACGAGTCGGCGCTGCTGGACGGCGCGAGCCGGGCCAGGACGTTCTTCAGCATCACCCTGCCGCTGATCCGCGACACGGTGCAGACCGGCTGGGTCTACATGGGCATCATGGCGCTCGGCGCGGAGTCCTTCGCCGTGGTCAACATCATCACCATCGGGCCCGGCGGTCCCGACGACTCCACCCAGGTGCTCGGCGTCTACCTCTGGCAGACCGGCTTCACCCAGGCACAGGCGGGCCGGGGCGCCGCCATGGGTGTGTGCCTCTTCATCCTCACCATGCTCCTCGCCGTGGCCGCCTTGTCCCTCGGCCGCCGCCGCGACCGCATCGAATACTGA
- a CDS encoding SPFH domain-containing protein has translation MVVLVIVLLVAVGAVGGVAVVYPESGLARRLGFVVIPGDMVGVVRRRIGGNPSDPRFKRVVADNSRGIQARCLTPGVRHWLMPGVYSVDLAPRVSIPPGMIGLVTALDGASRPAGRLLSRRVECDNFQNGVAFLLGEGEQGRQLATLPGDASYYINPELFRVDFVPRTHVPDGTVGLVRAKVGQLRLPDQPFGRYVECDVFQDGDAFLLGGGEQGRQLAVLGGGASYDIHPDLFEVLTTENIGPGRQDGLTPGHLRYVNIPVGYVGVVVTLHGIEPPPEDDVIGPVVPGHSNYRLPWKFLDGHGWRGVQQETLRQGGVYALNPWFARIVLIPTRLLTLEWKDKMPTEADNYDAELEQLIINIQGFLLKVNVTQTLQIPASAAPRLVSQFGGEVSRDGLGGLVIDPRPVQRFVERVLGGTVESYLTQVAASSTVEEYLTQQDDIRAELAARVRQNVAEWGITVSDTLVGLSVAQDSELDRIRRLPMTEAHRRRTLEEEVKSAQIHAQIRRIEIAVEREERGLAVAELEALANLLGPEVASVQALLAEVKDMRVPDVISGDAAMMGQFMPWQRIQDVITGLRREQSGDPVLETVSQKDELEAGDGPADDLRPGS, from the coding sequence ATGGTGGTGTTGGTGATCGTGCTGCTCGTGGCGGTCGGCGCGGTCGGCGGGGTGGCGGTCGTGTATCCCGAGAGCGGGCTCGCACGGCGGCTCGGCTTCGTGGTGATCCCCGGGGACATGGTCGGCGTCGTGCGCCGGCGTATCGGGGGCAATCCGTCAGACCCCCGGTTCAAGCGAGTGGTAGCGGACAACTCGCGCGGAATCCAGGCACGGTGTCTGACGCCCGGGGTACGGCACTGGCTCATGCCCGGCGTCTACAGTGTCGACCTCGCTCCCCGTGTCAGCATCCCGCCCGGCATGATCGGGCTGGTCACGGCACTGGACGGGGCGTCGCGCCCGGCGGGGCGGCTGCTCAGCCGACGGGTGGAGTGCGACAACTTCCAGAACGGTGTGGCTTTCCTGCTGGGTGAGGGGGAGCAGGGCAGGCAGCTGGCGACGCTGCCGGGCGACGCCTCGTACTACATCAACCCGGAGCTCTTCCGGGTCGATTTCGTGCCCCGTACGCATGTGCCGGACGGAACGGTCGGGCTCGTACGGGCCAAGGTGGGGCAGTTGCGGCTGCCGGACCAGCCGTTCGGGCGGTACGTGGAGTGCGACGTCTTCCAGGACGGTGACGCGTTCCTGCTGGGCGGTGGGGAGCAGGGGCGGCAGCTGGCAGTACTGGGCGGCGGCGCCTCGTACGACATCCACCCCGACCTCTTCGAGGTCCTGACCACGGAGAACATCGGGCCCGGGCGGCAGGACGGTCTCACCCCCGGCCATCTGCGGTACGTCAACATCCCCGTCGGTTACGTCGGCGTCGTCGTCACGCTGCACGGCATCGAGCCGCCGCCGGAGGACGACGTCATCGGGCCCGTCGTGCCTGGGCACAGCAACTACCGGCTGCCGTGGAAGTTCCTCGACGGGCACGGCTGGCGCGGGGTGCAGCAGGAGACGCTGCGGCAGGGCGGGGTGTACGCGCTCAACCCGTGGTTCGCGCGGATCGTGCTGATCCCGACGCGGCTGCTGACGCTCGAGTGGAAGGACAAGATGCCCACCGAGGCCGACAACTACGACGCGGAGCTGGAGCAGCTGATCATCAACATCCAGGGCTTCCTGCTGAAGGTCAACGTCACACAGACCCTGCAGATCCCGGCTTCCGCCGCGCCGCGCCTGGTCAGCCAGTTCGGCGGGGAGGTCTCCCGGGACGGGCTCGGCGGGCTGGTCATCGACCCGCGCCCGGTCCAGCGGTTCGTCGAACGGGTGCTGGGCGGCACGGTCGAGAGCTACCTCACCCAGGTCGCCGCCTCGTCCACGGTGGAGGAATACCTCACGCAGCAGGACGACATCCGCGCCGAACTCGCCGCCAGGGTCCGACAGAACGTGGCCGAATGGGGTATCACCGTCTCCGACACCCTCGTCGGGCTCTCCGTCGCGCAGGACAGCGAACTGGACCGCATCCGCCGGCTGCCGATGACCGAGGCGCACCGCCGCCGGACGCTGGAGGAGGAGGTCAAGAGCGCGCAGATCCACGCCCAGATCCGGCGGATCGAGATCGCCGTCGAGCGGGAGGAACGCGGTCTGGCCGTCGCGGAGCTGGAGGCCCTCGCGAACCTGCTCGGGCCCGAGGTGGCGTCGGTCCAGGCGCTGCTGGCGGAGGTCAAGGACATGCGGGTGCCCGATGTCATCTCCGGGGACGCGGCGATGATGGGCCAGTTCATGCCGTGGCAGCGGATCCAGGACGTCATCACCGGCCTGCGCCGTGAGCAGTCCGGGGATCCGGTGCTGGAGACCGTGTCGCAGAAGGATGAGCTGGAGGCGGGGGACGGGCCGGCGGACGACCTCAGGCCCGGTTCGTGA
- the ngcE gene encoding N-acetylglucosamine/diacetylchitobiose ABC transporter substrate-binding protein: protein MGSTSEVGRRDLVKQAMALGLISVPTIGALTACASGGDDDNGGGAKGEKTEKNPLGVDKNAPLELLIFDGGFGTQYVEDDAAAYQKKYAKVTTGSTVKIQSKVQGRMAAGDPPDVINNSGDEAMDVPALIGQGQLADMTPLLNAPSIDAPSKTVAETLRPGTVEMGQYGDEKCYRMNIAYSVFGIWYSQKMLDDHGWEYPKTWDDMLAVCAEAKKAGIAGWTYTGVYPQYLGFSMLPMIGKVGGAEVLDAIDNFEPNAWKHDSVKSVLEAHYELYAKGYVLKGSGGWKHTESQTKWTEGKALFIPNGSWVENEAKDTTPDDFQMTVSPSPNLDSSDAMPFETIWAQAGEPYIVPAKAKNVNGGLEFLRHMLTKESAAGFTKLVSSLASVQGSEEGLELGTGLTSAIGLMDAAGENFLNPRFPDWYPTTWREHVVFVLGDMMKGDASPGEAVNKIQQIADDAAKDDSIKKYKH, encoded by the coding sequence ATGGGATCCACCTCGGAAGTCGGTCGCCGCGATCTCGTCAAGCAGGCCATGGCGCTCGGTTTGATCTCTGTACCCACCATCGGTGCGCTGACGGCGTGTGCGAGTGGTGGTGACGACGACAACGGCGGGGGCGCCAAGGGCGAGAAGACGGAGAAGAACCCGCTGGGCGTCGACAAGAACGCCCCGTTGGAACTGCTGATCTTCGACGGCGGCTTCGGCACGCAGTACGTCGAGGACGATGCCGCGGCCTACCAGAAGAAGTACGCCAAGGTGACGACGGGTTCGACGGTCAAGATCCAGTCCAAGGTGCAGGGCCGGATGGCCGCGGGTGATCCGCCGGACGTGATCAACAACTCGGGCGACGAGGCCATGGACGTGCCCGCGCTGATCGGCCAGGGGCAACTGGCGGATATGACGCCGCTGCTGAACGCACCGTCGATCGATGCCCCGTCGAAGACCGTCGCGGAGACCTTGCGCCCCGGCACGGTCGAGATGGGTCAGTACGGGGACGAGAAGTGCTACCGGATGAACATCGCCTACTCCGTGTTCGGCATCTGGTATTCGCAGAAGATGCTCGACGACCACGGCTGGGAGTACCCCAAGACCTGGGACGACATGCTCGCGGTCTGCGCGGAGGCGAAGAAGGCGGGCATCGCCGGCTGGACGTACACCGGCGTCTACCCCCAGTACCTCGGCTTCAGCATGCTGCCGATGATCGGCAAGGTCGGCGGCGCCGAAGTGCTCGACGCGATCGACAACTTCGAGCCCAACGCCTGGAAGCACGACTCGGTCAAGAGCGTCCTGGAAGCACACTACGAACTCTACGCCAAGGGTTACGTCCTCAAGGGCTCCGGCGGCTGGAAGCACACCGAGTCGCAGACCAAGTGGACCGAGGGCAAAGCCCTGTTCATCCCCAACGGCTCCTGGGTGGAGAACGAGGCCAAGGACACCACACCCGACGACTTCCAGATGACCGTTTCCCCGTCACCCAACCTGGACAGCTCGGACGCGATGCCGTTCGAGACGATCTGGGCCCAGGCCGGCGAACCGTACATCGTTCCGGCGAAGGCGAAGAACGTCAACGGCGGCCTTGAATTCCTGCGCCACATGCTCACGAAGGAGTCCGCCGCGGGCTTCACCAAGCTGGTCTCCTCGCTGGCGTCCGTCCAGGGCTCGGAGGAAGGACTTGAGCTCGGCACCGGCCTGACCAGCGCGATCGGGCTCATGGACGCCGCCGGCGAGAACTTCCTCAACCCCCGGTTCCCCGACTGGTACCCGACGACCTGGCGCGAGCACGTCGTCTTCGTCCTCGGCGACATGATGAAGGGCGACGCGAGCCCGGGGGAGGCGGTCAACAAGATCCAGCAGATCGCCGACGACGCCGCCAAGGACGACAGCATCAAGAAGTACAAGCACTGA
- a CDS encoding toll/interleukin-1 receptor domain-containing protein, translated as MNVAGLVLTIVGTLATLAGTYVAVREYLRRRPRITAPSPEPAPAPAPAPAAAADPAADPPYDVFIAYADTDAPWVRDFAAFLTARGVRVAYDELLAQPGGVRVHTLERAIRDAAHGLLVFGPGMRDDGWVRREYAALMRRSLENEAQRFVPVLIGDPGESLDLPEFAEVLYPADFRGADEAAYDRLCEQISRAVLTNRA; from the coding sequence ATGAATGTGGCGGGGCTCGTGCTCACGATCGTCGGGACGCTCGCCACCCTGGCGGGGACGTACGTCGCCGTCCGCGAATACCTTCGCCGCCGCCCCCGCATCACCGCCCCGTCACCGGAGCCCGCCCCCGCCCCCGCCCCCGCCCCCGCCGCCGCCGCCGACCCCGCCGCCGACCCGCCGTATGACGTCTTCATCGCCTACGCCGACACCGACGCCCCGTGGGTCCGGGACTTCGCCGCCTTCCTCACCGCGCGCGGCGTCCGCGTGGCGTACGACGAGCTGCTGGCCCAGCCCGGCGGTGTCCGCGTGCACACCCTTGAGCGCGCCATCCGCGACGCTGCGCACGGGCTGCTGGTGTTCGGCCCCGGGATGCGGGACGACGGCTGGGTGCGCCGGGAGTACGCCGCGCTGATGCGCCGGTCCCTGGAGAACGAGGCGCAGCGCTTCGTCCCCGTGCTCATCGGCGACCCTGGCGAGTCCCTGGACCTGCCGGAGTTCGCCGAAGTCCTCTACCCGGCGGACTTCCGCGGCGCCGACGAGGCCGCGTACGACCGGCTCTGCGAGCAGATCAGCCGCGCGGTGCTCACGAACCGGGCCTGA